A part of Gadus morhua chromosome 17, gadMor3.0, whole genome shotgun sequence genomic DNA contains:
- the intu gene encoding protein inturned isoform X1 produces MAFSHESETQQGGRLELINEIEGESTSSSYNSDYSVDLEPEWLDNVQKNGELFYLELSEGEEEVALARAHGNCGLSTNHVRFSDKEAEVITEADRKQRSDSPTKAEPKLKKLARLLRRKRSSKRRGRENEAKDGGSLPASILKTQAAAQRQGRAVRQVKEVCVYVNPKRLAPLPDGGGGLLASLLGLVHRPCSGRGPGNPAAAGEGETLTVHGLVPNSPAIRGGQILIGDVLVAVDDVEVTTESIERVLSCIPGPTQVMLTLETSAPAEGPPTAEETVAPPQPRVKAPPPVSQLVRLLWGEDTAELQMALGHVPHVAMYLSLQLDSETLQEEQEILYQYPVSDASSQLKGVRGVFLTLCDMLENVTGGHIVSSSLLLGRHLVHVGYWKEGSRLLVLGIPAESVPLLYLQTVLGGVVRTLQVMYGSLDSAFCRADHGPRLDHFFCLFFQQLLRPSRLTAGGPGAPQTPDAPGSLFLEGLPAVRWLSLPPEIKMEVDTVLSDFESSDFGELSEDFFGLRRLYMILGSCLFYKGYLIANHLPREDLLDVCLYCQHYGLLPLASEQRVGQLVVWREVFPLHRGQQRAPGAAGPSSAAEARHAPPRARHFLLIVGLRHLMQCVLMEAGGAASPALGSPGPDCIYIDQVKATLLQLEGLEGGMEDRLSAPTAPCLSCADWFLPGAASARDRSGAAPSSSSSSSSPVLSKLAGAMRGPSLAGGRGLFGDRARQPSPRRNPSDSGNDGPQQDPGPRRDSLGSGGSDGSGSLFKVPRMKNPNPFYLGTLKKTLTERETEDMFNSIKLTSGVENTLFHYVLMESVQGIFIAPTHRQVAQLSGSIHPQLIRNFHHCCLSIRAAFQQSLPPQGPRGAAERARGPLGLGPVKEHGVLFQCKPQNWTDQKKPAPTMTYWVIGRMLLEPVPQEFYVCFHDSVPEVPVELAFRLSFGLAL; encoded by the exons ATGGCGTTTAGCCACGAAAGCGAAACGCAGCAGGGAGGGCGACTCGAGCTAATCAATGAGATCGAAGGGGAGTCTACATCATCGAGTTACAACTCTGACTACTCCGT CGACCTGGAGCCGGAATGGCTGGACAACGTCCAGAAGAACGGCGAGCTCTTCTACCTGGAGCtcagcgagggggaggaggaggtcgcgCTGGCCCGCGCCCACGGCAACTGCGGCCTGTCCACCAATCACGTGCGTTTCAGCGACAAGGAGGCGGAGGTCATCACGGAGGCGGACCGGAAGCAGCGCTCTGATTCGCCGACGAAGGCGGAGCCTAAGCTGAAGAAGCTGGCCAGGCTCCTGCGGAGGAAACGATCCTCGAAGCGCAGAGGGCGGGAAAACGAGGCCAAAGACGGCGGCTCCCTCCCGGCCTCCATCTTGAAGACCCAGGCTGCGGCTCAGAGACAGGGGAGGGCTGTGCGGCAGGTGAAGGAGGTGTGCGTCTACGTCAACCCAAAGcgcctcgcccccctccccgaTGGGGGAGGAGGCCTGCTGGCGTCCCTGCTGGGGCTGGTGCATCGCCCCTGCTCCGGCAGAGGCCCGGGTAACCCCGCGGCGGCAGGGGAAGGGGAAACGCTGACCGTACATGGGCTGGTTCCCAACAGCCCCGCCATCAGAGGAGGCCAGATATTAATAG GGGACGTGCTCGTGGCGGTGGACGACGTGGAGGTGACCACGGAGAGCATCGAGAGAGTCCTGTCCTGTATCCCCGGACCCACACAG gtgatgCTGACCCTGGAGACGTCGGCCCCAGCCGAGGGGCCTCCGACGGCGGAGGAGACGGtggcccccccccagccccgagTCAAGGCGCCCCCCCCCGTCAGCCAGCTGGTGCGCCTGCTGTGGGGGGAGGACACGGCGGAGCTCCAGATGGCCCTGGGCCACGTCCCCCACGTGGCCATGTACCTGTCCCTCCAGCTGGACTCAGAGAccctgcaggaggag caggagATCCTGTACCAGTACCCGGTGTCGGATGCCTCCAGCCAGCTGAAGGGGGTGCGGGGGGTCTTCCTCACTCTGTGTGACATGCTGGAGAACGTCACCGGGGGCCACATCGTCAG ttcaTCTCTGCTGCTGGGGAGGCACCTGGTGCACGTGGGCTACTGGAAGGAAGGCAGCCGACTGCTGGTCCTGGGAATACCTGCCGAgag cgtgccCCTGCTCTACCTGCAGACCGTGCTGGGCGGCGTGGTGCGGACCCTCCAGGTGATGTACGGCTCCTTGGACAG tgcGTTCTGCCGTGCGGACCACGGCCCCCGTCTGGACCACTTCTTCTGCCTGTTCTTCCAGCAGCTCCTCCGGCCGTCCCGTCTGACAGCcggcggccccggggccccccagacCCCCGATGCCCCGGGGAGCCTCTTCCTGGAGGGGCTCCCCGCGGTGCGATGGCTCAGCCTGCCCCCGGagatcaag atGGAGGTGGACACTGTCCTCTCGGACTTTGAGTCGTCTGACTTTGGAGAGCTG TCAGAGGACTTCTTTGGCTTGAGGCGCCTCTACATGATTCTTGGTTCCTGTCTGTTCTACAAG ggCTACCTCATCGCCAACCACCTGCCTCGGGAGGACCTGCTGGACGTGTGTCTGTACTGCCAGCACTACGGCCTGCTGCCGCTGGCGTCGGAGCAGCGTGTGGGCCAGCTGGTGGTGTGGCGGGAGGTGTTCCCGCTGCACCgcggccagcagagggcgccgGGCGCCGCCggcccctcctccgccgccgagGCCCGCCACGCCCCACCCCGCGCACGCCACTTCCTGCTCATCGTGGGGCTG AGGCACCTGAtgcagtgtgtgttgatggaggCCGGTGGGGCCGCCTCCCCTGCCCTGGGCTCCCCGGGGCCCGACTGCATTTACATAGACCAG gTGAAGGCCACCCTCCTGCagctggaggggctggaggggggcatGGAGGACCGGCTCAGCGCCCCCACTGCTCCCTGCCTCTCCTGCGCCGACTGGTTCCTCCCCGGCGCTGCCTCGGCCCGCGATCGCTCCGgtgccgccccctcctcctcctcctcctcctcctcgccggtCCTCAGCAAGCTGGCCGGGGCCATGAGGGGGCCCTCCTTGGCGGGGGGCCGCGGCCTCTTTGGGGACAGGGCCAGGCAACCCAGCCCCAGGAGGAACCCGTCGGACAGCGGGAACGATGGGCCCCAGCAGGACCCGGGGCCCCGCCGCGACTCGCTGGGGTCCGGGGGGTCCGACGGCAGCGGGAGTCTCTTCAAG GTCCCCAGGATGAAGAACCCCAACCCGTTCTACCTGGGCACCCTGAAGAAGACCCTCAccgagagggagacggaggacaTGTTCAACTCCATCAA GCTGACCTCCGGGGTGGAGAACACCCTGTTCCACTACGTCCTGATGGAGTCGGTGCAGGGCATCTTCATCGCCCCCACCCACCGCCAGGTGGCGCAGCTCAGCGGCTCCATCCACCCCCAACTCATCCGCAACTTCCACCACTGCTGCCTCTCCATACGGGCCGCCTTCCAGCAGAGCCTGCCCCCCCAG GGGCCGAGGGGGGCTGCAGAGAGGGCGCGCGGGCCCCTGGGCCTGGGTCCCGTGAAGGAGCACGGGGTGTTGTTCCAGTGCAAGCCCCAGAACTGGACGGACCAGAAGAAGCCCGCCCCCACCATGACCTACTGGGTCATAGG GCGGATGCTGCTGGAACCGGTTCCTCAGGAGTTCTACGTGTGTTTCCATGACTCGGTTCCTGAGGTTCCCGTGGAGCTGGCCTTCAGGCTGTCCTTTGGCCTGGCTCTGTGA
- the intu gene encoding protein inturned isoform X2, with translation MAFSHESETQQGGRLELINEIEGESTSSSYNSDYSVDLEPEWLDNVQKNGELFYLELSEGEEEVALARAHGNCGLSTNHVRFSDKEAEVITEADRKQRSDSPTKAEPKLKKLARLLRRKRSSKRRGRENEAKDGGSLPASILKTQAAAQRQGRAVRQVKEVCVYVNPKRLAPLPDGGGGLLASLLGLVHRPCSGRGPGNPAAAGEGETLTVHGLVPNSPAIRGGQILIGDVLVAVDDVEVTTESIERVLSCIPGPTQVMLTLETSAPAEGPPTAEETVAPPQPRVKAPPPVSQLVRLLWGEDTAELQMALGHVPHVAMYLSLQLDSETLQEEEILYQYPVSDASSQLKGVRGVFLTLCDMLENVTGGHIVSSSLLLGRHLVHVGYWKEGSRLLVLGIPAESVPLLYLQTVLGGVVRTLQVMYGSLDSAFCRADHGPRLDHFFCLFFQQLLRPSRLTAGGPGAPQTPDAPGSLFLEGLPAVRWLSLPPEIKMEVDTVLSDFESSDFGELSEDFFGLRRLYMILGSCLFYKGYLIANHLPREDLLDVCLYCQHYGLLPLASEQRVGQLVVWREVFPLHRGQQRAPGAAGPSSAAEARHAPPRARHFLLIVGLRHLMQCVLMEAGGAASPALGSPGPDCIYIDQVKATLLQLEGLEGGMEDRLSAPTAPCLSCADWFLPGAASARDRSGAAPSSSSSSSSPVLSKLAGAMRGPSLAGGRGLFGDRARQPSPRRNPSDSGNDGPQQDPGPRRDSLGSGGSDGSGSLFKVPRMKNPNPFYLGTLKKTLTERETEDMFNSIKLTSGVENTLFHYVLMESVQGIFIAPTHRQVAQLSGSIHPQLIRNFHHCCLSIRAAFQQSLPPQGPRGAAERARGPLGLGPVKEHGVLFQCKPQNWTDQKKPAPTMTYWVIGRMLLEPVPQEFYVCFHDSVPEVPVELAFRLSFGLAL, from the exons ATGGCGTTTAGCCACGAAAGCGAAACGCAGCAGGGAGGGCGACTCGAGCTAATCAATGAGATCGAAGGGGAGTCTACATCATCGAGTTACAACTCTGACTACTCCGT CGACCTGGAGCCGGAATGGCTGGACAACGTCCAGAAGAACGGCGAGCTCTTCTACCTGGAGCtcagcgagggggaggaggaggtcgcgCTGGCCCGCGCCCACGGCAACTGCGGCCTGTCCACCAATCACGTGCGTTTCAGCGACAAGGAGGCGGAGGTCATCACGGAGGCGGACCGGAAGCAGCGCTCTGATTCGCCGACGAAGGCGGAGCCTAAGCTGAAGAAGCTGGCCAGGCTCCTGCGGAGGAAACGATCCTCGAAGCGCAGAGGGCGGGAAAACGAGGCCAAAGACGGCGGCTCCCTCCCGGCCTCCATCTTGAAGACCCAGGCTGCGGCTCAGAGACAGGGGAGGGCTGTGCGGCAGGTGAAGGAGGTGTGCGTCTACGTCAACCCAAAGcgcctcgcccccctccccgaTGGGGGAGGAGGCCTGCTGGCGTCCCTGCTGGGGCTGGTGCATCGCCCCTGCTCCGGCAGAGGCCCGGGTAACCCCGCGGCGGCAGGGGAAGGGGAAACGCTGACCGTACATGGGCTGGTTCCCAACAGCCCCGCCATCAGAGGAGGCCAGATATTAATAG GGGACGTGCTCGTGGCGGTGGACGACGTGGAGGTGACCACGGAGAGCATCGAGAGAGTCCTGTCCTGTATCCCCGGACCCACACAG gtgatgCTGACCCTGGAGACGTCGGCCCCAGCCGAGGGGCCTCCGACGGCGGAGGAGACGGtggcccccccccagccccgagTCAAGGCGCCCCCCCCCGTCAGCCAGCTGGTGCGCCTGCTGTGGGGGGAGGACACGGCGGAGCTCCAGATGGCCCTGGGCCACGTCCCCCACGTGGCCATGTACCTGTCCCTCCAGCTGGACTCAGAGAccctgcaggaggag gagATCCTGTACCAGTACCCGGTGTCGGATGCCTCCAGCCAGCTGAAGGGGGTGCGGGGGGTCTTCCTCACTCTGTGTGACATGCTGGAGAACGTCACCGGGGGCCACATCGTCAG ttcaTCTCTGCTGCTGGGGAGGCACCTGGTGCACGTGGGCTACTGGAAGGAAGGCAGCCGACTGCTGGTCCTGGGAATACCTGCCGAgag cgtgccCCTGCTCTACCTGCAGACCGTGCTGGGCGGCGTGGTGCGGACCCTCCAGGTGATGTACGGCTCCTTGGACAG tgcGTTCTGCCGTGCGGACCACGGCCCCCGTCTGGACCACTTCTTCTGCCTGTTCTTCCAGCAGCTCCTCCGGCCGTCCCGTCTGACAGCcggcggccccggggccccccagacCCCCGATGCCCCGGGGAGCCTCTTCCTGGAGGGGCTCCCCGCGGTGCGATGGCTCAGCCTGCCCCCGGagatcaag atGGAGGTGGACACTGTCCTCTCGGACTTTGAGTCGTCTGACTTTGGAGAGCTG TCAGAGGACTTCTTTGGCTTGAGGCGCCTCTACATGATTCTTGGTTCCTGTCTGTTCTACAAG ggCTACCTCATCGCCAACCACCTGCCTCGGGAGGACCTGCTGGACGTGTGTCTGTACTGCCAGCACTACGGCCTGCTGCCGCTGGCGTCGGAGCAGCGTGTGGGCCAGCTGGTGGTGTGGCGGGAGGTGTTCCCGCTGCACCgcggccagcagagggcgccgGGCGCCGCCggcccctcctccgccgccgagGCCCGCCACGCCCCACCCCGCGCACGCCACTTCCTGCTCATCGTGGGGCTG AGGCACCTGAtgcagtgtgtgttgatggaggCCGGTGGGGCCGCCTCCCCTGCCCTGGGCTCCCCGGGGCCCGACTGCATTTACATAGACCAG gTGAAGGCCACCCTCCTGCagctggaggggctggaggggggcatGGAGGACCGGCTCAGCGCCCCCACTGCTCCCTGCCTCTCCTGCGCCGACTGGTTCCTCCCCGGCGCTGCCTCGGCCCGCGATCGCTCCGgtgccgccccctcctcctcctcctcctcctcctcgccggtCCTCAGCAAGCTGGCCGGGGCCATGAGGGGGCCCTCCTTGGCGGGGGGCCGCGGCCTCTTTGGGGACAGGGCCAGGCAACCCAGCCCCAGGAGGAACCCGTCGGACAGCGGGAACGATGGGCCCCAGCAGGACCCGGGGCCCCGCCGCGACTCGCTGGGGTCCGGGGGGTCCGACGGCAGCGGGAGTCTCTTCAAG GTCCCCAGGATGAAGAACCCCAACCCGTTCTACCTGGGCACCCTGAAGAAGACCCTCAccgagagggagacggaggacaTGTTCAACTCCATCAA GCTGACCTCCGGGGTGGAGAACACCCTGTTCCACTACGTCCTGATGGAGTCGGTGCAGGGCATCTTCATCGCCCCCACCCACCGCCAGGTGGCGCAGCTCAGCGGCTCCATCCACCCCCAACTCATCCGCAACTTCCACCACTGCTGCCTCTCCATACGGGCCGCCTTCCAGCAGAGCCTGCCCCCCCAG GGGCCGAGGGGGGCTGCAGAGAGGGCGCGCGGGCCCCTGGGCCTGGGTCCCGTGAAGGAGCACGGGGTGTTGTTCCAGTGCAAGCCCCAGAACTGGACGGACCAGAAGAAGCCCGCCCCCACCATGACCTACTGGGTCATAGG GCGGATGCTGCTGGAACCGGTTCCTCAGGAGTTCTACGTGTGTTTCCATGACTCGGTTCCTGAGGTTCCCGTGGAGCTGGCCTTCAGGCTGTCCTTTGGCCTGGCTCTGTGA
- the intu gene encoding protein inturned isoform X4, with the protein MAFSHESETQQGGRLELINEIEGESTSSSYNSDYSVDLEPEWLDNVQKNGELFYLELSEGEEEVALARAHGNCGLSTNHVRFSDKEAEVITEADRKQRSDSPTKAEPKLKKLARLLRRKRSSKRRGRENEAKDGGSLPASILKTQAAAQRQGRAVRQVKEVCVYVNPKRLAPLPDGGGGLLASLLGLVHRPCSGRGPGNPAAAGEGETLTVHGLVPNSPAIRGGQILIGDVLVAVDDVEVTTESIERVLSCIPGPTQVMLTLETSAPAEGPPTAEETVAPPQPRVKAPPPVSQLVRLLWGEDTAELQMALGHVPHVAMYLSLQLDSETLQEEQEILYQYPVSDASSQLKGVRGVFLTLCDMLENVTGGHIVSSSLLLGRHLVHVGYWKEGSRLLVLGIPAESVPLLYLQTVLGGVVRTLQVMYGSLDSAFCRADHGPRLDHFFCLFFQQLLRPSRLTAGGPGAPQTPDAPGSLFLEGLPAVRWLSLPPEIKMEVDTVLSDFESSDFGELSEDFFGLRRLYMILGSCLFYKGYLIANHLPREDLLDVCLYCQHYGLLPLASEQRVGQLVVWREVFPLHRGQQRAPGAAGPSSAAEARHAPPRARHFLLIVGLRHLMQCVLMEAGGAASPALGSPGPDCIYIDQVKATLLQLEGLEGGMEDRLSAPTAPCLSCADWFLPGAASARDRSGAAPSSSSSSSSPVLSKLAGAMRGPSLAGGRGLFGDRARQPSPRRNPSDSGNDGPQQDPGPRRDSLGSGGSDGSGSLFKVPRMKNPNPFYLGTLKKTLTERETEDMFNSIKWVTPG; encoded by the exons ATGGCGTTTAGCCACGAAAGCGAAACGCAGCAGGGAGGGCGACTCGAGCTAATCAATGAGATCGAAGGGGAGTCTACATCATCGAGTTACAACTCTGACTACTCCGT CGACCTGGAGCCGGAATGGCTGGACAACGTCCAGAAGAACGGCGAGCTCTTCTACCTGGAGCtcagcgagggggaggaggaggtcgcgCTGGCCCGCGCCCACGGCAACTGCGGCCTGTCCACCAATCACGTGCGTTTCAGCGACAAGGAGGCGGAGGTCATCACGGAGGCGGACCGGAAGCAGCGCTCTGATTCGCCGACGAAGGCGGAGCCTAAGCTGAAGAAGCTGGCCAGGCTCCTGCGGAGGAAACGATCCTCGAAGCGCAGAGGGCGGGAAAACGAGGCCAAAGACGGCGGCTCCCTCCCGGCCTCCATCTTGAAGACCCAGGCTGCGGCTCAGAGACAGGGGAGGGCTGTGCGGCAGGTGAAGGAGGTGTGCGTCTACGTCAACCCAAAGcgcctcgcccccctccccgaTGGGGGAGGAGGCCTGCTGGCGTCCCTGCTGGGGCTGGTGCATCGCCCCTGCTCCGGCAGAGGCCCGGGTAACCCCGCGGCGGCAGGGGAAGGGGAAACGCTGACCGTACATGGGCTGGTTCCCAACAGCCCCGCCATCAGAGGAGGCCAGATATTAATAG GGGACGTGCTCGTGGCGGTGGACGACGTGGAGGTGACCACGGAGAGCATCGAGAGAGTCCTGTCCTGTATCCCCGGACCCACACAG gtgatgCTGACCCTGGAGACGTCGGCCCCAGCCGAGGGGCCTCCGACGGCGGAGGAGACGGtggcccccccccagccccgagTCAAGGCGCCCCCCCCCGTCAGCCAGCTGGTGCGCCTGCTGTGGGGGGAGGACACGGCGGAGCTCCAGATGGCCCTGGGCCACGTCCCCCACGTGGCCATGTACCTGTCCCTCCAGCTGGACTCAGAGAccctgcaggaggag caggagATCCTGTACCAGTACCCGGTGTCGGATGCCTCCAGCCAGCTGAAGGGGGTGCGGGGGGTCTTCCTCACTCTGTGTGACATGCTGGAGAACGTCACCGGGGGCCACATCGTCAG ttcaTCTCTGCTGCTGGGGAGGCACCTGGTGCACGTGGGCTACTGGAAGGAAGGCAGCCGACTGCTGGTCCTGGGAATACCTGCCGAgag cgtgccCCTGCTCTACCTGCAGACCGTGCTGGGCGGCGTGGTGCGGACCCTCCAGGTGATGTACGGCTCCTTGGACAG tgcGTTCTGCCGTGCGGACCACGGCCCCCGTCTGGACCACTTCTTCTGCCTGTTCTTCCAGCAGCTCCTCCGGCCGTCCCGTCTGACAGCcggcggccccggggccccccagacCCCCGATGCCCCGGGGAGCCTCTTCCTGGAGGGGCTCCCCGCGGTGCGATGGCTCAGCCTGCCCCCGGagatcaag atGGAGGTGGACACTGTCCTCTCGGACTTTGAGTCGTCTGACTTTGGAGAGCTG TCAGAGGACTTCTTTGGCTTGAGGCGCCTCTACATGATTCTTGGTTCCTGTCTGTTCTACAAG ggCTACCTCATCGCCAACCACCTGCCTCGGGAGGACCTGCTGGACGTGTGTCTGTACTGCCAGCACTACGGCCTGCTGCCGCTGGCGTCGGAGCAGCGTGTGGGCCAGCTGGTGGTGTGGCGGGAGGTGTTCCCGCTGCACCgcggccagcagagggcgccgGGCGCCGCCggcccctcctccgccgccgagGCCCGCCACGCCCCACCCCGCGCACGCCACTTCCTGCTCATCGTGGGGCTG AGGCACCTGAtgcagtgtgtgttgatggaggCCGGTGGGGCCGCCTCCCCTGCCCTGGGCTCCCCGGGGCCCGACTGCATTTACATAGACCAG gTGAAGGCCACCCTCCTGCagctggaggggctggaggggggcatGGAGGACCGGCTCAGCGCCCCCACTGCTCCCTGCCTCTCCTGCGCCGACTGGTTCCTCCCCGGCGCTGCCTCGGCCCGCGATCGCTCCGgtgccgccccctcctcctcctcctcctcctcctcgccggtCCTCAGCAAGCTGGCCGGGGCCATGAGGGGGCCCTCCTTGGCGGGGGGCCGCGGCCTCTTTGGGGACAGGGCCAGGCAACCCAGCCCCAGGAGGAACCCGTCGGACAGCGGGAACGATGGGCCCCAGCAGGACCCGGGGCCCCGCCGCGACTCGCTGGGGTCCGGGGGGTCCGACGGCAGCGGGAGTCTCTTCAAG GTCCCCAGGATGAAGAACCCCAACCCGTTCTACCTGGGCACCCTGAAGAAGACCCTCAccgagagggagacggaggacaTGTTCAACTCCATCAAGTGGGTGACGCCTG GCTGA
- the intu gene encoding protein inturned isoform X3, which yields MIDLEPEWLDNVQKNGELFYLELSEGEEEVALARAHGNCGLSTNHVRFSDKEAEVITEADRKQRSDSPTKAEPKLKKLARLLRRKRSSKRRGRENEAKDGGSLPASILKTQAAAQRQGRAVRQVKEVCVYVNPKRLAPLPDGGGGLLASLLGLVHRPCSGRGPGNPAAAGEGETLTVHGLVPNSPAIRGGQILIGDVLVAVDDVEVTTESIERVLSCIPGPTQVMLTLETSAPAEGPPTAEETVAPPQPRVKAPPPVSQLVRLLWGEDTAELQMALGHVPHVAMYLSLQLDSETLQEEQEILYQYPVSDASSQLKGVRGVFLTLCDMLENVTGGHIVSSSLLLGRHLVHVGYWKEGSRLLVLGIPAESVPLLYLQTVLGGVVRTLQVMYGSLDSAFCRADHGPRLDHFFCLFFQQLLRPSRLTAGGPGAPQTPDAPGSLFLEGLPAVRWLSLPPEIKMEVDTVLSDFESSDFGELSEDFFGLRRLYMILGSCLFYKGYLIANHLPREDLLDVCLYCQHYGLLPLASEQRVGQLVVWREVFPLHRGQQRAPGAAGPSSAAEARHAPPRARHFLLIVGLRHLMQCVLMEAGGAASPALGSPGPDCIYIDQVKATLLQLEGLEGGMEDRLSAPTAPCLSCADWFLPGAASARDRSGAAPSSSSSSSSPVLSKLAGAMRGPSLAGGRGLFGDRARQPSPRRNPSDSGNDGPQQDPGPRRDSLGSGGSDGSGSLFKVPRMKNPNPFYLGTLKKTLTERETEDMFNSIKLTSGVENTLFHYVLMESVQGIFIAPTHRQVAQLSGSIHPQLIRNFHHCCLSIRAAFQQSLPPQGPRGAAERARGPLGLGPVKEHGVLFQCKPQNWTDQKKPAPTMTYWVIGRMLLEPVPQEFYVCFHDSVPEVPVELAFRLSFGLAL from the exons ATGAT CGACCTGGAGCCGGAATGGCTGGACAACGTCCAGAAGAACGGCGAGCTCTTCTACCTGGAGCtcagcgagggggaggaggaggtcgcgCTGGCCCGCGCCCACGGCAACTGCGGCCTGTCCACCAATCACGTGCGTTTCAGCGACAAGGAGGCGGAGGTCATCACGGAGGCGGACCGGAAGCAGCGCTCTGATTCGCCGACGAAGGCGGAGCCTAAGCTGAAGAAGCTGGCCAGGCTCCTGCGGAGGAAACGATCCTCGAAGCGCAGAGGGCGGGAAAACGAGGCCAAAGACGGCGGCTCCCTCCCGGCCTCCATCTTGAAGACCCAGGCTGCGGCTCAGAGACAGGGGAGGGCTGTGCGGCAGGTGAAGGAGGTGTGCGTCTACGTCAACCCAAAGcgcctcgcccccctccccgaTGGGGGAGGAGGCCTGCTGGCGTCCCTGCTGGGGCTGGTGCATCGCCCCTGCTCCGGCAGAGGCCCGGGTAACCCCGCGGCGGCAGGGGAAGGGGAAACGCTGACCGTACATGGGCTGGTTCCCAACAGCCCCGCCATCAGAGGAGGCCAGATATTAATAG GGGACGTGCTCGTGGCGGTGGACGACGTGGAGGTGACCACGGAGAGCATCGAGAGAGTCCTGTCCTGTATCCCCGGACCCACACAG gtgatgCTGACCCTGGAGACGTCGGCCCCAGCCGAGGGGCCTCCGACGGCGGAGGAGACGGtggcccccccccagccccgagTCAAGGCGCCCCCCCCCGTCAGCCAGCTGGTGCGCCTGCTGTGGGGGGAGGACACGGCGGAGCTCCAGATGGCCCTGGGCCACGTCCCCCACGTGGCCATGTACCTGTCCCTCCAGCTGGACTCAGAGAccctgcaggaggag caggagATCCTGTACCAGTACCCGGTGTCGGATGCCTCCAGCCAGCTGAAGGGGGTGCGGGGGGTCTTCCTCACTCTGTGTGACATGCTGGAGAACGTCACCGGGGGCCACATCGTCAG ttcaTCTCTGCTGCTGGGGAGGCACCTGGTGCACGTGGGCTACTGGAAGGAAGGCAGCCGACTGCTGGTCCTGGGAATACCTGCCGAgag cgtgccCCTGCTCTACCTGCAGACCGTGCTGGGCGGCGTGGTGCGGACCCTCCAGGTGATGTACGGCTCCTTGGACAG tgcGTTCTGCCGTGCGGACCACGGCCCCCGTCTGGACCACTTCTTCTGCCTGTTCTTCCAGCAGCTCCTCCGGCCGTCCCGTCTGACAGCcggcggccccggggccccccagacCCCCGATGCCCCGGGGAGCCTCTTCCTGGAGGGGCTCCCCGCGGTGCGATGGCTCAGCCTGCCCCCGGagatcaag atGGAGGTGGACACTGTCCTCTCGGACTTTGAGTCGTCTGACTTTGGAGAGCTG TCAGAGGACTTCTTTGGCTTGAGGCGCCTCTACATGATTCTTGGTTCCTGTCTGTTCTACAAG ggCTACCTCATCGCCAACCACCTGCCTCGGGAGGACCTGCTGGACGTGTGTCTGTACTGCCAGCACTACGGCCTGCTGCCGCTGGCGTCGGAGCAGCGTGTGGGCCAGCTGGTGGTGTGGCGGGAGGTGTTCCCGCTGCACCgcggccagcagagggcgccgGGCGCCGCCggcccctcctccgccgccgagGCCCGCCACGCCCCACCCCGCGCACGCCACTTCCTGCTCATCGTGGGGCTG AGGCACCTGAtgcagtgtgtgttgatggaggCCGGTGGGGCCGCCTCCCCTGCCCTGGGCTCCCCGGGGCCCGACTGCATTTACATAGACCAG gTGAAGGCCACCCTCCTGCagctggaggggctggaggggggcatGGAGGACCGGCTCAGCGCCCCCACTGCTCCCTGCCTCTCCTGCGCCGACTGGTTCCTCCCCGGCGCTGCCTCGGCCCGCGATCGCTCCGgtgccgccccctcctcctcctcctcctcctcctcgccggtCCTCAGCAAGCTGGCCGGGGCCATGAGGGGGCCCTCCTTGGCGGGGGGCCGCGGCCTCTTTGGGGACAGGGCCAGGCAACCCAGCCCCAGGAGGAACCCGTCGGACAGCGGGAACGATGGGCCCCAGCAGGACCCGGGGCCCCGCCGCGACTCGCTGGGGTCCGGGGGGTCCGACGGCAGCGGGAGTCTCTTCAAG GTCCCCAGGATGAAGAACCCCAACCCGTTCTACCTGGGCACCCTGAAGAAGACCCTCAccgagagggagacggaggacaTGTTCAACTCCATCAA GCTGACCTCCGGGGTGGAGAACACCCTGTTCCACTACGTCCTGATGGAGTCGGTGCAGGGCATCTTCATCGCCCCCACCCACCGCCAGGTGGCGCAGCTCAGCGGCTCCATCCACCCCCAACTCATCCGCAACTTCCACCACTGCTGCCTCTCCATACGGGCCGCCTTCCAGCAGAGCCTGCCCCCCCAG GGGCCGAGGGGGGCTGCAGAGAGGGCGCGCGGGCCCCTGGGCCTGGGTCCCGTGAAGGAGCACGGGGTGTTGTTCCAGTGCAAGCCCCAGAACTGGACGGACCAGAAGAAGCCCGCCCCCACCATGACCTACTGGGTCATAGG GCGGATGCTGCTGGAACCGGTTCCTCAGGAGTTCTACGTGTGTTTCCATGACTCGGTTCCTGAGGTTCCCGTGGAGCTGGCCTTCAGGCTGTCCTTTGGCCTGGCTCTGTGA